ATGCTCGACATGCTCGACACGCTCAATCCCGTCTCCTGGGGCGCGCGCCTCGCGTCCGCGCTCGTCTACCCCCGCACTCTCGACGACTTCGTCGGCCTCGTGGCGCCGCTCCGCTCGCGCCGGGCTCACCACGCCGAGGTCGTCTTCGTGCGGCGCGAGACCTACGACACGGTCACCCTGGTGCTACGCCCGGGCCCACATTTCCCGCGCCACCGCGCCGGCCAGCACACGGCCCTCACCCTGGAGATCGACGGGGTCCGGCGCACGCGCATCTTCTCCATTGCCAGCGCCGAGCCGCGCGAGCACGCAGGGCGCCGCACGATCGAGCTCACCGTCCGCGCGCGGCCCTCCGGCCTCGTGACGCCGCGGCTCACGGAGCGAGACGCGCCGGCCCTCCGGGAGGGAGACCTCGTCGAAGTCGGCGCCCCCGCGGGGGACTTCGTGCTCGGCACGCCGGTTCACGATCGCCTCTTGCTCGTCAGCGGCGGGAGCGGAATCACGCCCGTGATGGCGATGCTGCGGACCCTCGTCGAGCGGCGGCACCGGGGGGAAGTGGTCTTTCTCACGTGGGCAAAGTCGCCGCGCGACGCGCTGTTTCGCGCCGAGCTCGACGCGATCGCAGCGGCCGCGCCCCTCACCTGCCCGGGCCTCCGCGTCGCGATCGCGTACGGCCCCATGAGCGAAGGAGCCCTCTCCGCGCAAATGCCCGATCTCGCGTCGTGGGAGGTGTTCGCGTGCGGCCCCCCGGGCATGCTCGAGGTCGTGCGCGCCGAGCTCGCGGCGAGAGGCGATCTCACGAAGCTCCACACCGAGGCGTTCTCGGCGCCAGCGATCCCGCCCGTCCACGAGGGAGACCCGGCACACGAGGGCGGTACGGTCACGTTCGCGCGCGCGGGCAAGACAGCCGAGGGCCGCGGGCCCATCCTCCCCATGGCCGAGGGCGCGGGCCTTCGCCCGAGGCACGGGTGCCGTATCGGTATTTGCCATACGTGCCTGTGCCGAAAGGTCTCCGGGACCACCCGCGACTCGGCCACGGGCGCTCTCTCGACCGACGGCGACGTCGATATCCGAATTTGCACGAGCGAGCCCGTGGGGCCCGTCGTCGTCGATCTCTGAACCGCGAAGCGAGGACCTCATGACTCACACTGCCCTCTCCGCCCTCTCGCCTACCGACCTCGAGGCGTTCGGCGCCGACATCGACGCGCTGCTCACCCGCACCAAGGCCGACCTCGGCGCGCGCGACACGCGCTACATCCGGCGCGTCATCCGGGTGCAACGTGGCCTCGAGGTCGCCGGCCGCGCGCTCCTCTTCGCGAGCGGCTTCTCCGCGCCCTTGTTCCCGCCCATGTTCCCTGTCGCGTGGGCGCTGGGCACCGGCGCGCTCGCGGCCTCGAAGATCCTCGAGAACATGGAGATTGGCCACAACGTGCTCCACGGCCAATACGACTTCGCCAACGATCCCACGCTCTCGTCGCAGACGTACGAGTGGGACATCGTGTGCCCGTCGGAGCAGTGGCGACACTCTCACAACGTGCTGCATCACACGTACACGAACGTGCGCGGCGTCGACCACGACCTCGGGTATCGCATGCTCCGCGTCGACCCGTCGCAGCCTTGGACGCCGCTCGCCTTGCTCCAGCCCGTGTCCACCCTGGCGCTGGGTCTCCTCTTTCAGTGGGGTGTCGCGGCCCACGACGTCGACATGCCGAAGTACCTCTTCGGGCCGAACGAGCGGACCCGCGAGGATCGCGCGAAGGTGCGCGAGTTTCTTGCGAAGGCGAAGAAGCAGGTCCTCAAGGACTACGTGCTCTTCCCGCTCCTGTCGGGGCCGTTCGCGCTGCCCGTGCTCGCCGGCAACCTCGTCGCCAACATGGTGAGGAACCTGTGGTCGTTCTTGGTCATCTTCTGCGGCCACTTCCCCGAGGGCACCGAGACGTTCCCCCCCGAGGTGCTCGAGGGCGAGACGCGCGGCGGGTTCTACCTGCGCCAGCTCCGCGGCTCGGCCAACTTCGAGGGCTCGTGGCTGCTCCACGTGGCGAGCGGCCACTTGAGCCACCAGATTGAGCACCACATGTTCCCCGACGTGCCCGCCCACAGATACCCGGAGATGGCGCGCGAGGTCCGCGCGATCTGCGAGAAGTACGGCGTCGCGTACAACTCGAGCTCACTGCCTTCCCAGGTGTGGAGCGTCGCGAAGAAGATCGTCCGCCTCGCCCTGCCCCCTTCGGGTCGAGACGCTCGCGCCGCGATCAGCCCGAAGGCGGCGTGAGTGAGCGAGCGCGCGGTCGCGCCGCGCCCCGCGACCGAATACGTGAACCGGCGGCGCCGCGCCCGAACCTCCGCGCGGGGTCGGGCCGCGGGCGCGAAGGCGCCGCGCCGCGTCCTTCATTTGAAGGAAGACGCGCGCGGCGTTTTGGCGTCCGATCCGCGCGAATGCCGAGCGAAGCCGACGATGCCTATCGGAGGGCGCTGGAGCTCGCCAATCGAGGTGACTTCCCGGCGGCGCTCCTCGCCGTGCAAGAGGCCCTCGCGAAGGACGCTGGGCGGGTGAACCTCCACAACCTCGCGGGATACATCTTGTTGTCGTTGAACGAGCCCGTCCTGACGACCGCGAGCGGGATGTGCGTCCCGGCTCTGGCCGGACCACTCGGTAGCCCTCGGGACTGGTGGACGGGTGGGGTGGGGGGGGGGGGGGGGCGCGCGTCTGGGGGGTCAGGGGCGCGGGTGCCGTCCGCAGTCACGGTCGCCTCCTGCTTGACTCGGCCAGCCGGAGCTTGCGCTGCCGAAGCTCAAGAGGCCGCTAAGGCGACGCGGGCTCCAGTGGCTGGGCCTGCGTGAAGGCTGAGCCCGGAGTCGTTCGGGCCATCCGCCAGCGTGGCGGCGAACCCACTGCAGTGCTGGCTCGGCTCTTTCGGTCGGCGGGCTGGCGTCGGCATGCGGGGACCAGGACTCTAGCGGGGTCGGGCTGAGGCTCTTGGCCTGGTCCCCTCGCGGACGCGTTCGGGTTGAGGCGAGGCGAGCGACCCCTGGCTTGGCCTCGGGCGCGAGGGTTCGGTTGCCTCGGGGTCGGCCGGAGGCGCTGACGGGCGGTTGCGGTCCCACGTCACACAGTGTCGTCGCGCTTCGTGGGCGGGAAGGGCGCGCATGCGCTCACGCCGTGGACGCAGCTTTGCTGGAAAGGCTCAGATTGAGGCCGGGGGTTTGGGTGGTCCAGCGGCGGAGAGGCCGCCTACCCGAGGGCGGGGGGCCAGCGCGAGAGGCGACGGGTTCTCCTGGCGCGGGTGAAGAGCGGGCCTCCCCGGGCGGGCGGGTGGCCTCTTCTCCACTGCCGCAACCAGCTCCGCCCGCGTGGTCCCGCGGTCGCAGTCGCGGCCGGGGGGGCCCGGGCACGGCCGCCGGGGGCCACCCGGGCCCGAGGGCGGGCCGCTCGGTGCGGGGGGGTGGTCGGGGGGGGGGGGTGCTGGCGGGGGTGCGTCCACAGGGGGTCGGCGGGTCCGGGCCGTCTGTGGGCGCGGCCGGGTGGGTCTGCCGTGGTGGCGTGGCGCCGGGGGGGGGGGGGGGGGGGGGGGGGGGGGGGGGGGGGGGGGGGGGGGGGGGGGGGGGGGGGGGGGGGGGGGCCCCGCCTGGGGAGGGGTGCCCTGGGGCGGGGCCACCCCTGACGAGAACTCCGCGGGAGCGGGGGGCGTCCCACAGCCGCGGGCGGAAAATCGTGGGGGCAGGCTTGCTCGCGCGCGCCCTTGACGTAGGGTGAGGCCGGTGAGACCACGAGGACCGGCGACGACCTTGACCTCACTTCTTCGACACTCCGCGTCCCGACGCGGTACATGCGAAGGATGGGCCTGTTCGATGCGGAGGACTGGGCATTTCTGGGCAAGGAGCTCGGGCTCGAGCGGTGCCTGGCCACGGCCGGGTACGCCCAGGGCATGGGCTTTCGCCAGCTGCGGCGCACCTTCGGCGGTCCGGCGCCGGCGAAGCCCTCGTATGCCCACCGGCTCTATGGGCGCTGGCGCGGCACGGAGGTCGTCGTGCTCTGCTACGACGTGGGGAGCGGGAGCACCCAGACGACCTACACCGGGGTCGTCGCGCGGGTCGATCCACCGCTCTTTCTCGGTCTCGAGCTGAAGGCCAAGTCGTTCCTGCACGGGCTCTTCGGCGCTGACGGGATCTCGCTGGGCGCACCGGTCCTCGACAAGGAGCTCCTCGTGGAGGGGTTCACCCCAGGGGCGATCCGCGCCTTCTTTTCTCCCACCGAGCCGCGCAACTCCGCGCTCCTCGACGGGATCCTGCGGGCGGCCTCCACGGGGCTCGTGATCACCGACTCGACCGTCGACCTCTCGACGCAGGGCACGGTCACGGATCCGCGGAGGATTGGGGCGTGGCTCGACCAGGCCGTGTGGATCGCCAGGGCGTTGTCGGTCCGCCGTGCCGAGGTGCCTCCGACGCGGCCCGAGCTCGCACAGCAGGGCGAGTGGCTGCGCTTCGCAGACGCGGCCGGGTTCGCGTTCAGCCCCGAGCGCATGAAGCTCACTGGCACCGCGGCGGGGAGCGCGATCGAGGTCGCGCTCGAGAGCGAGCCCGCGCGGGTGTGCACCTCGGTCTCGGTCCGCTTTCCGACCCCCGTCGGGTTCGGGTTCGCGGTTCGACGAACGAACCTCCCGTCGTTCTTGCAGGGGATCTTCAGCCAGGACATCCGGGTGGGGCACGCGCGGTTCGACGACCTCTACGTGGTCACGGGCAACCCCGAGCATCGCGTGCGAGAGCTGCTCGGGAGGGCGCCCGTGCCGCACATCCTCGCCGAGCTCGGAGAGGTGAGCCGCGAGGTGCAGATGCACCATGAGGGGCTCTTTTTTCGGCTCGAGGGGGCGTTCCCGACGGGTGACGCCGTGGGCGCCTTGATCGAGCGAGGGCGACTCGCGACGACCGCGCTCTTCGGGGAGGTCTCCGCGCTCGGCCCGTATCGGTGAGGCTCGAGCTCATTGCATGCGCCATACACGCATGCGCGCCCGCCCCCCTTGCGGGTGAGCGGGCGCGAGCGACGCACGATGTTTTCGGAGCGCCTATTCGCTCAGGGCGCGCGCCAGGTCGAGTACTTGGTGAGGAGGAAGCCCGTCCAGTCGTCGCTCGTGCCGCTGTGGCCGCCCGCGAGCTCGCGGTACTGCACGGGGAACCCCTTGGCCGTGAGCTTCGACTTGTCGGTGCGGAGCTGGGCGATGGGGAAGTACTCGTCGCCGGTGCGCGCCGAGATCGCCACGTTGATCTTCCAGGCTGCCGCGTTCAGCGCGTTGTCGGTGCCCGTTCCCACGCCGAACGCCGACTGGAGGCTCGAGTTCTCGATGAGGATGCCGGCGAACTTCGCGGCGTTACGCACGCCCGTGTAGTACGCGGCGATGCCGCCCGACGAGTACCCCGCGAGCACGATCTTGCGCTGGTGAGCCCAGAAGCACTGGCGCACGTCGGCGACGACGGCGAGGATCTTCGCCTCGTCGGTCGACGCGGTCCAGCACTGCCCGTCGCGGGCGGCCCCCACGGAGACCGCGATGTGCGTCTGCGTCGAGCGGATGTTCCACGGCGAGAGCGCCCAGGTCGCGAAGTTCTTCGCGTTGTCACCGCAGCCGTGCATGCCGACGAGCATGGGGTACGACTTGGTCGCCGTGTACGTCGGGGGCAAGCGGACCCAGTAGTCGATCCCGCCGGTCTTGGTGAGCAGCTTGAAGAACCCGTCCGCGTCCTTCGTGTAGGAGCACGTGCGGGAGGGCCCAGGGCCAGGGCCCGTGAGCACTGGGATGTTGGGGAGCTCGAGCTCGGGCTCGCCGTCGGGGATGGCGGGCGAAGCTTCTTCCAGGCCGGGCAGGCCGGGCGTGTCCGCCTGAGCGCCTTCGCCGGAGGTGGCCCCCGCAGCGACGGGCGAGGGCGGGTCGGCCTGGGGCTCGCTCGCCTCGCCAGGGGGCGACGCGGGCTGGGGCGGGTCGATCGAATCGACCGCACAGGCGACCAGGGACAGCGGGAGGAGGAGCGCGAAGATTCGGCCGATGGGACGCACGGCTAACGGTGTTAGCCCACCACGACCCACGCGCAAGCACGGCGCGCGGCGGGGTCGCAAATGCGTGGGCGTGGCGGCGCTCTGCTCCGACTCCCTCACACATGTGTGCAGGTCGGCCTCGAACCACCTCCCGCTCTGGCGCTCCCGACCGAGCTGACCCGCGCGTGGTTACACGTGGAAGGGGCCCGTGACCTCGAAGGTGACGGCGCCGCCCGGAGCGCGCTGAGAGCTGAAGTAGAGGCGGGTCCCCGACGGGTCGAACGCCGGCCCCGTCACCTCCGACCCCGGATGGTTCACCACCTGAACGATCGCCTTGAGCGAACCATCCGGGAGGATCGCGACAATCTGGAGGTCGTCGCCGTCCTCCGCGACGAGGATGTCCCCGCCGGCGCTCCCGGTCAGGTTGTCGACGGCCCGCAGGATGGGGTTCGCCGCTGTGAGATGGTTGTAATGCTCACGGATCGTGCTGGCGACGATGTCGTACTCCCACACGCGGTCGTCGCCCTTGGTCGCGAGGTAGACCTTGCCGGCGTGGTACCAGAGCCCCTCCCCGCCGTTGAACACTGTGCTGGCGGGCACCTGATGTCGCGTCGCGGTGGGGCCGGTGAGCTCGGGATCGGGGACCGGGAGCCAGGTGACGGCTCCGGCGACGACGCGAGCGACCTCGAGCGTCCCGGCCGTCAAGTCGAGCGCGCCGCCCATCCCCATTGCGGCGGGCGTAAAGCGATAGAATCGCCCATCGGGCTCGTCCTCGCTGAGATAGAGCTGCCCTCTCACCGGATCGACGCTCGCGGCCTCGTGTCGAAACACGCCGAGCGCAGGTCGTGCCTCGGCGGCCCCGACCCCCATGGGGTCGCACTCGAAGACCCTCCCGCGACCGTGCTCTTCGCACGACAACCAGGTGCCCCAGGGCGTGTGCCCGCCCGCGCAGTTCGTCGAGGTTCCCGTGAGGATGGGGTACGCGTCCACCACGTCGCCGGCGGCGTTGAAGCGCAGCGCGCCGACGCCGCCGGGGCTGGCCTCCGAGTTCGAGACGTAGACCCACTCGCCGCCGGGAGCCGCGTACACGGCGCCACCGTCGGGCGCGACGTGCCAGCGGTACGTGCTGGTGGCCACGGGTAGCTGCCCCGTGGTCGCGACGACCCGAGAGGTGAAGCCCGGCGGGAGCCGCAGGTTGTTCGCGTCGGGGGGCTCGAGCGGGCCGAGATTGGCGATGTTCGACTTGAGGGGCGTGGGCGCGGCGTCGGCCGCGTCGGCCGCGTCCGTCGCGGCGTCCGCAGCGTCCGCGGAGTCCGGGGAGCTCGCGTCGGCCGCGTTCGCGTCACCGGGACGGGCGCCATCCGTCGGCGGCGCGGCGTCGATCGGCGAAGCCTCGAGCCCTGCGTCTGCGGGCGGTGGCGACACCGCGTCGCCCCCCGAATCGGCCCCCCCCGGGGACACGAGCGGCGCGCCGCAGGCCGCGATGGGACGGGCCATCGCCACAGCGAGGCCGGCGAGGCTCAGACGGAGGAGATCACGCCTGGGGAGGGTTGCCACGGGAGAAGTCTTGCACGGCAGCGTGCGTCGCAGAAGTGCTTCTTGGGCGCCGCCCGCTGCGTCGTCTCGGTGAGGCTCTGGACCGTCAGCTCAGCGTCGAGTTCGACGTCTCATTCAAGCGGATGAGAGTCGCTCCGGACGCGAAGCGCAGGGCGCCCGGGGGCGAAAGACCCAGCGGGCCGCCGTCACGCTCCCGCCTACGCGTGAGGGCGCCGTGGTCCACGTCAGATGAGGGCGCGGCCGACGCGCCGCGCCCTCGTCCCGCCCAGCTACTTCTGGTCCGTGAGCACCACCGTGCGATCGACCGAGCCGTTGCGCTCGTCGTCGATCTCGAGGGCGATGGTCCCGCCGTTGCCGGTCCACGCCCCGTAGGCGATCGAGGCCGTGCCACCGCTCGGGATGTTGATGCCGGTGTCGCCCTCGTGCTCGAACATCTCTTCGCCGCTGGCGCCGATGCGGTGCACCACGACGTCGAGGTCGTAGTCGCCCGTGTCGTGACCATCGACGGTCACCTTCAGGCGACCGTTCGCTTGATCGAGCTCGAGCTTCACGGTCTGGCCGTTCGTGTCGCTGCTGACGTGAATCTCGATGAGGTAGTCGTCTGTCGCGGTCTGAATGCCCACGATTAGAGTCGGCGTCTCGGCCTGCTGCGTCGTGTACTCCATCACGGTGCCCGACGCCCGGACGACGATCGTGTCCTTCTGACCTGGGCTGAGCGCGATGTCCTCGACGTCCACCGTGTACCCGCTACCGACGACCGTGAGGGTGGACTTCGACTCGGCCGTGAGCCCCGCGCCGTCCACCGTGATGGTCGTGTCCGTGCCGGCGGGCAGCTCGTACGTGGGCTCCGGATCGGGCCGGCCACGGCTGCCGTTCAGCACGGTGCGCGCCTTCGCGCCCGCGATCTCGTTCACGAGCGCGCCATTCGCGTACCCAAGGCGCTTACCGGCGGGATCGGTGATGAGCGCGTGCCCGCCGCTGTTGAGGCGAATCTGACGGACACCCGTGGGGGGCGCTCCGGGCTGCACGTTGCCGCAGAAGGTGCAGTCGAACTTGCGGAGGCGGAGGGCGGTGGGGATGAGGTGGATGGACTTGCTGGTCGCGTCCCCGATGTACTCGTCCTTCTCGCCCTGCGCGGTGGTGGAGCCCACGTAGCGCCACTCGTCCTTCTTGGTGTCGATGGTGAGGGTGCGCTCTTCGTTGGGGTAGTTGTTGTCGTAGATCTTCACGTCGAACCCGGTCGGCGTGGCGGCGATCGAGTGGGCGTTCATGGCGTGACCGCCCTTGCCGTCCTTCTTGAAGAACGCGAGCGTGGGCAGATCGGCCGAGGGCGTCTTGCCGAGCGCGGCGAAGAGCTGCGCGCCCAGCTCCGCGGGGGTCAGGCCCGGCGTCCGCTCGTAGAGAGTCTGGGTGGTGTACCAATAGGCGAGCTCGCGCTGCAGCTTGCCGTTGCCCTCGACCTTCAGCTCGAAGGGGTTCGTGGCCCCCGGCTGGAAGTCCGAAGCCTTCATGCCATTGGCGCCGACGTACAGGATGTTGGCGAGGATCGCGAACCCCTCGCAGAGCCCCTGGTAGAGATCCTTGTTGGCGGCCTCGAGCCACTGCTGCGCGGCCGGCGTGAGAACACATCCGCCCGCGGTGCTGCCGCAGACCACGTCGCCGAACATGCGGCGCACGTCCTCCACGCCCATGGTGGGCCCGGGCGTGGGCTCGGTTGGGCTGAAGCTGTTGGAGAAGCTGAAGCCGTTCGGGCTCGGCCGGAACTTGCTGTCTGCGGTGCTGCCGGGCGGCGGGGGCGCGGTGTCGGGGCCGGGCCCTCCGTCCTCGCCCGGGGGGGGCGTGCCCGCTTCGGTCTCGGTGACCGTGCCGCCGTCACCCGGCGTGGCCGGAGTGTCACTGCAGGCAGCGAGGTGGAGGGACGGGAGGGTGAGCGCGAGGGCGAGCGCGAGGGAGGGGAGGCGGCTAGAAAAAGAGCGCATTCCGACACAGTACTGGCAGTTGGCTGACCCGGCGAAAATTTTGCGCGGCCCGCCTCGTCGCCATGATGCGCGGGCGCCGGAGGACCCGACGAGGCTCGCCCACGCGCCGCGGCGCGAGCGGTGCACCCAAGCCCACGCGGGTCGATCGACACCCGCGAGCCCCGGCGAGCTTCATCGACGAGGCGCGCGAGGCGCCTCCGCGGGTCTCAGCCCGCGTCGGCCGCGTCCACCGGCACCGCCGCGTCCACCGGCACCGCCGCGTCCACCGGCACCGCCGCGTCCACCGGCACCGCCGCGTCCACCGGCACCGCCGCGTCCACCGGCGCCCCCGCCTCGGGCAGCGCCGGCAAGGGCGCGGGCAGCGCCGTCGAGGGACACTGCGCCTCCGGGATCTTGTCGAACGCCACGCCCTCGGCGCAGCGCGCCGTGATCACCGCACAGTCCTCGGTCGTGTAGTCGCCGTCGTCGCAGCGCGTCTTCGCGTCCGCGCAGCGCGCGATGAACGCGTCGTGGAGCGCGCGCTTGACACACTCCGCGGCGGTCGCGCCGCAGCCCGAAGGATCTTGGGTGCTCGTGACGCAGCTCGCCCGCGTCGCCGCGCACGCCGCCGCGGCGCCCGTCGCGCTGTCGCCGCCCGCACCGCCTCCACCGCCGCCTCCACCGCCGCGCCCGTCGTCGCGCCCGCGCCCGCGCCCCTCGCCTGCTCCGCGGTCGCCTCCGGAGGCGGGGAAGGCCGGCAAGCACGCGACATAAGCGTCGCGGCACGCCACGGCGTCACGCGTCGCGCGGCACGCCTCGTGGCTCGCCCGGCAGGTGTCCGAGTCGGCCCGGAAGAGCTTGACGTTGCACTGGGCGGTCGCGAGGGCCGTGGCGACTCGGGCGCCGTCGTCCTGATCATGCGAGCACGCGAACACGACGAAGAGCGAGAGAGCTGAAACAATTCCAGTGGTTGTACGCATAGTGGGCTCCGTTCCCCCCCCGTGGGAAGGTCAGTCAGCCCGATCGTGCGAGCGGGGGGCCGGGAGCGATCATGAGCCCGCTGCTTTTTTTTTCGCTACCCCGGGCGGGCCGTCGTGGGGAGCGCCTCGAGGGCTCCCCGTCGACGGACCCGGTCACGGCACCGGAGCGTTCGGGAAGAGCTCGGCGATCGACGCGCGCACCTCCTGGGACCCGTCGTGCCACCCGCGCCGGCCGCGCGTGGCGAGGAGGAGGTCGAGATAGTCCGCCAAGCCGACCATCGAGACGATCTCGGCGCCGTTCACGTCCATGTAGAACGCACGCAGCTCCTCGGACACGACGATCCCGTACCCCTCCTCGGTAGAGGCGACCTCGTCCGCCGAGCAGGCCGCGCGCACCACCCCGGACACGAGGGTCAAACGAGGGTGATCATGGAGGTCGGCCGCCATGCTCACGAAGCGTTCACGAAAGCGCGAGCTCGGGCGCCGTGGAGGCGCGCTGGGCTACGATAGATCCCCTGGCGCTTGGGACTTCGTCATCGAAACGCCGCCAGAGGTGGACCGCGCGCGGCGTGCTGTTTGACGACTTTCTCGCCGCGGTTCCCCAGAGGAGAGCCATGTACGAGCTGTTCATCGCCAACAAGAATTACTCCTCGTGGTCCCTGCGCCCGTGGGCGCTGCTCTCGGAGCTAGGGATCCCGTTCACCGAGACGCTGTTGTTCTTCGGCG
This genomic stretch from Myxococcales bacterium harbors:
- a CDS encoding DUF839 domain-containing protein, with product MATLPRRDLLRLSLAGLAVAMARPIAACGAPLVSPGGADSGGDAVSPPPADAGLEASPIDAAPPTDGARPGDANAADASSPDSADAADAATDAADAADAAPTPLKSNIANLGPLEPPDANNLRLPPGFTSRVVATTGQLPVATSTYRWHVAPDGGAVYAAPGGEWVYVSNSEASPGGVGALRFNAAGDVVDAYPILTGTSTNCAGGHTPWGTWLSCEEHGRGRVFECDPMGVGAAEARPALGVFRHEAASVDPVRGQLYLSEDEPDGRFYRFTPAAMGMGGALDLTAGTLEVARVVAGAVTWLPVPDPELTGPTATRHQVPASTVFNGGEGLWYHAGKVYLATKGDDRVWEYDIVASTIREHYNHLTAANPILRAVDNLTGSAGGDILVAEDGDDLQIVAILPDGSLKAIVQVVNHPGSEVTGPAFDPSGTRLYFSSQRAPGGAVTFEVTGPFHV
- a CDS encoding acyl-CoA desaturase codes for the protein MTHTALSALSPTDLEAFGADIDALLTRTKADLGARDTRYIRRVIRVQRGLEVAGRALLFASGFSAPLFPPMFPVAWALGTGALAASKILENMEIGHNVLHGQYDFANDPTLSSQTYEWDIVCPSEQWRHSHNVLHHTYTNVRGVDHDLGYRMLRVDPSQPWTPLALLQPVSTLALGLLFQWGVAAHDVDMPKYLFGPNERTREDRAKVREFLAKAKKQVLKDYVLFPLLSGPFALPVLAGNLVANMVRNLWSFLVIFCGHFPEGTETFPPEVLEGETRGGFYLRQLRGSANFEGSWLLHVASGHLSHQIEHHMFPDVPAHRYPEMAREVRAICEKYGVAYNSSSLPSQVWSVAKKIVRLALPPSGRDARAAISPKAA
- a CDS encoding SMI1/KNR4 family protein; translated protein: MSMAADLHDHPRLTLVSGVVRAACSADEVASTEEGYGIVVSEELRAFYMDVNGAEIVSMVGLADYLDLLLATRGRRGWHDGSQEVRASIAELFPNAPVP
- a CDS encoding iron-sulfur cluster-binding domain-containing protein, whose translation is MLDMLDTLNPVSWGARLASALVYPRTLDDFVGLVAPLRSRRAHHAEVVFVRRETYDTVTLVLRPGPHFPRHRAGQHTALTLEIDGVRRTRIFSIASAEPREHAGRRTIELTVRARPSGLVTPRLTERDAPALREGDLVEVGAPAGDFVLGTPVHDRLLLVSGGSGITPVMAMLRTLVERRHRGEVVFLTWAKSPRDALFRAELDAIAAAAPLTCPGLRVAIAYGPMSEGALSAQMPDLASWEVFACGPPGMLEVVRAELAARGDLTKLHTEAFSAPAIPPVHEGDPAHEGGTVTFARAGKTAEGRGPILPMAEGAGLRPRHGCRIGICHTCLCRKVSGTTRDSATGALSTDGDVDIRICTSEPVGPVVVDL